One Bacillus sp. FJAT-52991 genomic region harbors:
- a CDS encoding thiamine pyrophosphate-dependent enzyme encodes MIEQQMVETKTLTGGQGVVACLKRAGVAKVFCVPGESYLPVMDAMYDEPSIELISCRHEGGASFMAEGYAKSTGEPSVVMATRAVGGTNLAIGVHTAYQDSTPMVVFLGQVHTAFRGREGFQEVELDQFFSHIAKWTVEIKEAARIPELVSRAFKIAKSGRPGPVVVSLPEDMLRDTAEMKFMPTLNRSNPAPSTSEIEKTFALLKEAKKPLIIAGGGVVRANAETELLTLAHSTGIPVMASFRRHDVFPNNHDLYVGHLGLGTPKAILETAKQADIIVVAGSRLSEITSQDYSLFNDQQTLIHIDISEETIGKVFTPAIGILSDAKEALKVMSSMPLTLNPEAVQWAKERRDIFVKHSELQVKEPTNESITYQQSIHILQNELPQETIFTNDAGNFATWFHNYFTFTKEKTYIGPTSGAMGYGIPAAIGVKCANPNVPVVSLSGDGGAMMTIQELETAVRYQIPILSIIYNNQVYGTIRMHQEMNFPERVIGTNLGNVNFVLLAQAMGASAELIDTADQFKEALKKAISNPLPTLLELRMDPEQISVSKTISDLRKNH; translated from the coding sequence ATGATCGAACAGCAAATGGTTGAAACGAAAACATTAACAGGTGGCCAAGGAGTTGTCGCTTGTTTAAAAAGAGCAGGTGTGGCTAAAGTATTTTGTGTACCAGGAGAAAGCTATCTCCCTGTTATGGATGCCATGTATGATGAACCTTCTATTGAATTGATCTCTTGCCGTCATGAAGGCGGCGCTTCATTTATGGCAGAAGGATATGCAAAATCAACTGGAGAGCCAAGTGTAGTAATGGCAACCCGAGCAGTTGGAGGTACAAATTTAGCCATCGGTGTCCATACAGCTTATCAAGATTCCACACCCATGGTTGTTTTTTTAGGGCAAGTCCATACAGCTTTCCGAGGACGCGAAGGCTTTCAAGAAGTAGAGCTTGATCAGTTTTTTAGTCATATCGCCAAATGGACAGTAGAAATAAAAGAAGCAGCAAGAATACCAGAACTAGTTAGCCGTGCATTCAAAATAGCTAAATCAGGAAGACCTGGTCCCGTAGTTGTTTCATTGCCAGAAGATATGCTGAGAGATACGGCTGAAATGAAGTTTATGCCTACACTGAACCGCTCTAATCCAGCTCCTTCTACTTCCGAAATTGAAAAGACATTCGCTTTATTAAAGGAAGCAAAAAAACCGTTAATCATCGCGGGAGGCGGCGTGGTGCGAGCAAATGCCGAAACAGAGCTGTTAACACTTGCTCATTCTACAGGTATTCCAGTTATGGCTTCCTTTAGACGTCACGATGTATTTCCTAACAATCATGACTTATATGTAGGACATTTAGGTCTCGGCACTCCAAAGGCCATATTAGAAACAGCAAAACAAGCGGATATAATTGTGGTAGCAGGTTCAAGACTATCGGAAATTACCTCTCAAGATTACTCTTTATTTAATGACCAGCAAACATTAATTCATATTGATATTAGTGAAGAGACGATCGGGAAAGTATTTACACCGGCAATCGGCATCCTGTCAGATGCGAAAGAAGCGTTAAAAGTCATGTCTAGCATGCCACTTACATTAAACCCAGAAGCTGTTCAATGGGCTAAAGAACGCCGTGACATATTCGTTAAACACTCAGAACTTCAAGTGAAGGAACCGACAAACGAATCCATTACCTATCAACAATCAATTCATATTCTGCAAAATGAACTTCCGCAAGAAACCATCTTTACAAATGATGCCGGCAACTTTGCTACTTGGTTTCATAACTATTTTACATTTACGAAGGAAAAAACTTATATCGGACCTACATCTGGAGCAATGGGGTATGGTATTCCAGCAGCGATTGGTGTAAAATGCGCGAATCCTAACGTCCCGGTTGTTTCATTGTCTGGCGATGGCGGTGCGATGATGACGATTCAGGAACTAGAAACAGCTGTGCGTTATCAAATCCCTATTCTTTCAATTATTTATAATAATCAAGTGTATGGAACCATTCGTATGCATCAAGAAATGAATTTTCCTGAGAGAGTGATTGGTACGAACCTTGGAAATGTTAATTTTGTATTGCTCGCTCAAGCAATGGGGGCTTCAGCTGAACTAATCGATACAGCTGACCAATTTAAAGAAGCGTTAAAAAAAGCCATCAGCAATCCCCTTCCAACATTGCTTGAACTTAGAATGGACCCGGAACAAATCTCTGTCTCAAAAACAATTAGTGATTTGAGAAAAAACCATTAA
- a CDS encoding dicarboxylate/amino acid:cation symporter, whose product MLKLWNWYRQKSFMVKITSGFIFGLICGLLFGPSNQVVAPLGTLFLNLLKMIVVPLILLTLIISVNHSNPKDLGRIGGKIFPYYILTTAVAVVTGICIAKLMVPGKGLSLPTSSNFEVPEKTSLVDSLTNMVPSNIFQAFANGDILAVVFVAVIVGFAISFMRHSHEVKMQEMGDLLLKISEAGSEVTFRILNGILQYAPIGVFGITASTIGNQGMDTLLALSDFVITSYVGVLFQMLVIFPIILKAFKVPVIPFIKNTKEAIMTAFVTCSSLGTLPVTLKAAEKAGISDRVANFTLPIGATVNMNGSAIRFGVGVIFASEIAGIDLSLSALFGVVIAGTLAAIGTAGVPGAGLIGMSIVFTQAGLPIEIIGLTAGINVIVDMIFTCCNVTGDIVGAKIVDQSEKKHADYYAEESNSAISQ is encoded by the coding sequence ATGTTAAAGCTTTGGAACTGGTACCGCCAAAAATCTTTCATGGTGAAAATTACTTCTGGCTTTATCTTTGGGTTAATTTGCGGCCTATTATTTGGTCCCTCTAATCAAGTGGTTGCTCCTTTAGGAACTCTATTCCTTAATTTATTAAAAATGATTGTCGTCCCTTTAATTTTACTGACTTTAATTATTTCTGTTAACCATTCTAATCCAAAAGACCTTGGGCGAATTGGAGGGAAAATCTTTCCTTATTATATCCTCACGACAGCGGTTGCGGTTGTAACAGGAATTTGCATTGCAAAATTAATGGTTCCTGGTAAAGGCTTATCATTACCAACCTCTTCTAACTTCGAGGTCCCTGAAAAAACATCTTTAGTTGATTCATTGACCAATATGGTTCCCTCTAATATTTTCCAAGCTTTCGCCAATGGTGACATTTTAGCTGTCGTTTTTGTCGCTGTTATTGTTGGATTTGCTATTTCTTTTATGCGGCATTCTCATGAAGTAAAAATGCAAGAGATGGGCGACCTATTACTCAAAATTAGTGAGGCCGGAAGTGAAGTCACTTTTCGAATTTTAAACGGAATTTTACAGTATGCTCCAATTGGTGTGTTTGGAATTACTGCTTCAACGATCGGAAACCAAGGTATGGATACACTCCTTGCTTTAAGTGATTTTGTCATCACTTCATATGTAGGCGTTCTCTTTCAAATGTTAGTCATTTTTCCAATCATCTTAAAAGCCTTTAAAGTGCCCGTCATTCCTTTTATTAAAAATACGAAAGAAGCAATTATGACAGCGTTTGTTACTTGCAGCAGTCTTGGCACCCTTCCTGTGACATTAAAAGCAGCTGAAAAGGCCGGCATAAGTGATCGTGTAGCTAATTTCACTTTACCAATTGGGGCCACTGTTAATATGAATGGTTCAGCGATTCGCTTTGGAGTAGGAGTGATTTTCGCCTCAGAAATCGCTGGCATAGATTTAAGTCTTTCAGCCCTCTTTGGCGTAGTCATTGCTGGAACATTAGCTGCCATTGGAACAGCAGGTGTTCCAGGTGCTGGACTGATTGGGATGTCCATTGTCTTCACTCAAGCTGGATTACCGATTGAGATTATCGGATTAACCGCTGGCATTAATGTAATCGTCGATATGATTTTTACTTGCTGTAATGTCACAGGTGATATTGTCGGCGCGAAAATTGTGGATCAATCAGAAAAAAAGCACGCAGATTATTATGCGGAAGAATCGAATTCTGCAATCAGCCAATAA
- a CDS encoding aminotransferase class I/II-fold pyridoxal phosphate-dependent enzyme, with the protein MDVIDLGIGAPDLLTPTFVIKAMKHELEDPKNSTYSPYHGLQEYREAVATFYLKE; encoded by the coding sequence ATAGATGTCATTGATTTAGGCATAGGAGCGCCTGATCTCCTCACGCCGACTTTTGTCATTAAAGCGATGAAACACGAATTGGAGGACCCTAAAAATAGTACTTATTCTCCTTATCATGGACTGCAAGAATATCGGGAAGCAGTCGCCACATTTTATTTAAAAGAATAG